Proteins from a genomic interval of Bacteroidales bacterium:
- a CDS encoding efflux RND transporter periplasmic adaptor subunit: MTKHILKVLFAFAMTFSIAACNDRDNLSDAYGNFEATEVTIAAQASGEIIQFDLEEGDRLVAGQKLGFIDTVALNLRHSQLAAQRQAISDRIPNFDAQVAVYLQQKENMKRDLGRIQKMYEEGAATQKQLDDLTGQMEVIDRQVLVVKSQKQAVYSEMKSLEQQILLVDESIQKSLIINPVEGTVLTKYSNAREMAVPGKALYKIADLDPMKLKVYISGDQLPNVHLNDSVEVWIDRTATENRRLIGRVSYISDNAEFTPKIIQTKQERVNLVYAVTILVSNDGSLKIGMPAEVNFVKHQEP; the protein is encoded by the coding sequence ATGACCAAGCATATTTTGAAAGTATTGTTTGCTTTCGCAATGACTTTTTCGATCGCTGCCTGCAACGATCGCGATAATCTGTCGGATGCCTATGGTAACTTTGAAGCTACCGAAGTTACCATTGCAGCGCAGGCTTCGGGCGAGATAATCCAATTCGACCTGGAGGAAGGCGACCGGCTTGTGGCGGGGCAAAAACTGGGATTTATTGATACCGTCGCGCTTAATTTGCGACACAGTCAGCTTGCGGCGCAGCGACAGGCTATTTCCGATCGAATCCCCAACTTCGACGCGCAGGTGGCGGTTTATCTACAGCAAAAAGAAAACATGAAACGCGACCTCGGACGTATCCAAAAAATGTATGAAGAAGGTGCTGCCACGCAAAAGCAGCTCGACGACCTCACCGGACAGATGGAGGTAATCGACCGACAGGTGCTGGTGGTGAAAAGTCAGAAACAAGCCGTGTATAGTGAGATGAAATCACTGGAGCAACAGATTTTGCTGGTGGATGAGTCGATACAAAAATCGTTGATCATCAATCCGGTGGAAGGTACCGTGCTTACCAAATATTCCAACGCCCGCGAGATGGCTGTGCCGGGGAAGGCGCTTTACAAAATCGCTGACCTCGATCCGATGAAGCTCAAAGTGTATATCAGTGGCGACCAGTTGCCCAACGTACACCTGAACGATAGTGTGGAAGTGTGGATAGACCGCACGGCTACCGAAAACCGTCGCCTGATCGGACGCGTAAGTTACATCAGCGACAATGCCGAGTTTACCCCTAAGATTATACAAACCAAGCAGGAGCGCGTAAACCTGGTTTATGCTGTCACCATCCTGGTGTCCAACGACGGCAGCCTGAAAATTGGCATGCCCGCCGAAGTAAATTTTGTGAAACACCAGGAGCCATGA
- a CDS encoding ABC transporter ATP-binding protein: protein MIPVEVINISRAYGKVQALQEINLQVQSGEIFGLIGPDGAGKTTLFRILVTLLLADSGKVSVLGYDVVKDYKAIRRKVGYMPGRFSLYPDLTVEENLTFFATIFKTTLHENYDLIKDIYQQIEPFKDRPAGKLSGGMKQKLALSCALIHRPEVLFLDEPTTGVDAVSRMEFWDMLQRISSQGITILVSTPYMDEAQRCHRVALIQQGMIMQTDTPDAIIRQFPHRLFAVSARDTYRLIGDLTHYNRTRTVFPFGQALHLTPADDRLQTGEIMEFLKSKNHNDISVSEIKPNIEDCFMDLMQQRQSK from the coding sequence ATGATTCCGGTTGAGGTTATCAATATCAGCAGGGCTTATGGCAAAGTGCAGGCTTTGCAGGAAATTAACCTGCAGGTGCAGTCGGGTGAGATTTTCGGATTGATCGGTCCTGACGGTGCGGGTAAGACCACGCTGTTTCGCATTCTCGTAACGCTGCTGCTTGCCGATAGCGGAAAAGTAAGTGTGTTGGGATATGATGTGGTGAAAGATTACAAAGCTATCCGACGGAAAGTTGGGTACATGCCCGGGCGCTTTTCGCTTTACCCCGATTTGACTGTGGAAGAAAACCTCACCTTTTTTGCAACCATTTTTAAAACTACCCTGCACGAAAATTATGATTTGATCAAAGATATTTATCAGCAGATAGAGCCTTTTAAAGATAGGCCTGCCGGCAAGCTTTCGGGTGGTATGAAACAAAAGCTGGCGCTAAGCTGTGCGCTGATACACCGGCCGGAGGTGCTTTTTCTGGACGAACCCACCACGGGTGTGGATGCCGTTTCGCGCATGGAGTTTTGGGACATGCTACAGCGCATCAGCAGCCAGGGAATCACCATCCTCGTTTCGACGCCATACATGGACGAGGCGCAGCGGTGCCACCGCGTGGCGCTGATTCAGCAAGGTATGATCATGCAAACCGATACGCCTGACGCCATCATCCGGCAGTTTCCGCACCGGCTTTTTGCCGTCAGCGCTCGCGACACCTACCGGCTCATCGGCGACCTGACACATTACAACCGAACCCGTACCGTTTTCCCGTTTGGCCAGGCATTGCATCTTACGCCTGCCGATGATCGATTGCAAACCGGTGAGATCATGGAATTTTTAAAAAGTAAAAATCATAACGATATTAGCGTAAGCGAAATAAAACCCAACATCGAAGATTGCTTTATGGATTTGATGCAGCAAAGGCAAAGCAAGTAA
- a CDS encoding asparagine synthetase B: MKKYLITLLFLLTILTSQAAYLLIPMDNTQKNHLKAYGVAYWVLEREVEVSWLLNYRGGSFMCQHHQQIENEMVIRGVSYEVLADVQSQQISLEISRAEVNMDEVKLHKAPHIAVYSPKNRMPWDDAVTLALTYAEIPYDVVYDHEIMNGVLPMYDWLHLHHEDFTGQYGKFWRAFRTAAWYQEDVRINEENARMLGFDKVSQLKLAVAKTIRDFVSGGGYLFSMCSAPDSFDVALAADGVDIVDVMFDGDPPDPDAQQRLNYDNCFAFRDFQLVTNPYEYEISSIDVTDTRPRSINEQNDFFTLFDFSAKWDPVPTMLCQNHMQVIKGFMGQTTAFNIKYVKPNVLILGEHKAAGEARYIHGEYGFGTFTFYGGHDPEDYRHLVGDPPTDLNLYPNSPGYRLILNNVLFPAAKKKKQKT, from the coding sequence ATGAAAAAATATTTGATCACCCTTCTTTTTTTGTTAACGATACTCACCAGTCAGGCCGCCTATCTGCTCATCCCGATGGACAATACACAGAAAAATCACCTAAAGGCATACGGTGTAGCCTATTGGGTTTTGGAGCGCGAGGTGGAAGTGAGCTGGCTGCTCAATTATCGTGGAGGCAGCTTTATGTGTCAACATCATCAACAAATAGAAAATGAGATGGTGATACGCGGCGTAAGCTATGAGGTGCTGGCCGATGTGCAGTCGCAGCAGATTTCGCTGGAGATAAGTCGTGCCGAAGTGAATATGGATGAGGTGAAGCTGCACAAGGCGCCACACATAGCTGTTTACTCGCCCAAAAACCGAATGCCCTGGGACGATGCCGTAACGCTGGCACTCACCTACGCCGAAATACCTTACGACGTAGTTTACGACCATGAAATTATGAACGGCGTTCTGCCTATGTACGACTGGCTCCATCTGCACCACGAAGACTTTACGGGGCAATACGGAAAATTCTGGCGCGCATTCCGCACAGCAGCGTGGTATCAGGAAGATGTCCGTATTAATGAAGAAAATGCCCGCATGCTGGGATTTGATAAAGTGTCGCAACTCAAATTGGCTGTAGCCAAAACAATCCGCGATTTCGTTTCGGGTGGTGGCTATCTGTTTTCGATGTGTTCGGCTCCCGACAGCTTCGATGTTGCACTGGCAGCTGATGGGGTAGATATTGTGGATGTAATGTTCGACGGCGACCCACCCGACCCTGACGCACAGCAACGCCTCAATTATGACAACTGTTTCGCTTTCCGCGATTTCCAGCTTGTGACCAACCCTTACGAATACGAAATTTCATCCATCGACGTCACCGACACCCGCCCACGAAGCATCAACGAGCAAAATGATTTTTTTACACTTTTCGACTTCTCAGCCAAGTGGGATCCTGTGCCCACCATGCTTTGCCAAAACCACATGCAGGTTATCAAAGGTTTTATGGGACAAACAACAGCCTTTAATATCAAATATGTAAAGCCAAACGTGTTGATTCTGGGCGAACACAAGGCTGCCGGCGAAGCGCGTTATATTCATGGCGAATACGGCTTTGGCACCTTTACGTTTTATGGTGGCCACGACCCCGAAGATTACCGCCACCTGGTGGGCGATCCACCAACCGACCTCAACCTGTATCCCAACTCACCGGGCTACCGCCTCATTCTAAACAATGTGTTGTTTCCGGCAGCGAAAAAGAAAAAACAAAAAACCTAA
- the dnaB gene encoding replicative DNA helicase encodes MTDTENRRKVQRTHTQNYFEYGKIPPQALDLEEAVLGALLIDQKALSETVDFLKPEMFYTEAHRKIYGAIVELFARQQPVDMLTVTNQLKSSGDLELAGGAYYIAQLTRRVASAANIEYHARIILQKFIQRRLIEISAEITTEAFEDSADVFDLLDKAEQKLFSVSENNLRRDHSDMPTLVKEAIDNIEKASKNQGTFSGVPSGFSKLDDLTGGWQKSDLVVIAARPGMGKTAFVLSMARNMAVDYKRPVVVFSLEMAAVQLVTRLIASETELSADKLRKGELRQHEWAQLHARLKQLIGAKLYIDDTPALTIFELRAKARRMKQQYDIQLIIIDYIQLMQGGNDKGNREQEISNISRSLKSLAKELNIPIVALSQLNRSVETRGGLKKPILSDLRESGAIEQDADMVLFIYRPEYYKIDEMEDGSSSAGMAELIIAKHRNGALADIKLRFEAQYAKFADSNAKFSYSGDEAMAPNNAFEDGVMTFQSKLNDNDDFTDMRGSNNDDFSQPEEGPNGIPF; translated from the coding sequence GTGACTGACACTGAGAACCGCAGAAAAGTGCAGCGCACCCACACACAGAATTATTTCGAATATGGTAAAATCCCACCCCAGGCACTCGACCTGGAGGAAGCGGTGCTGGGCGCATTGCTCATCGATCAGAAAGCGCTTTCGGAAACGGTGGATTTTCTGAAGCCGGAGATGTTTTACACCGAAGCACATCGTAAGATTTACGGAGCTATCGTCGAGCTTTTTGCACGGCAGCAGCCTGTTGACATGCTCACCGTCACCAATCAGCTCAAAAGCAGCGGCGATCTGGAACTTGCCGGTGGCGCTTATTACATCGCGCAGCTTACGCGCCGGGTAGCCTCAGCGGCCAACATCGAATACCATGCCCGCATCATTCTGCAAAAGTTTATCCAGCGGCGCCTCATCGAAATCTCTGCAGAGATCACTACCGAAGCCTTCGAGGACTCTGCCGACGTTTTCGATTTACTCGACAAAGCCGAGCAGAAACTATTCTCGGTGAGCGAAAACAACCTGCGCCGCGATCACTCTGACATGCCTACATTGGTGAAAGAAGCCATCGATAATATTGAAAAAGCCAGTAAGAATCAAGGCACCTTCAGTGGTGTGCCGAGCGGTTTTTCGAAGCTCGACGACCTTACCGGTGGTTGGCAAAAGTCGGATCTGGTGGTGATTGCTGCCCGTCCAGGCATGGGCAAAACGGCTTTTGTACTGTCTATGGCGCGCAACATGGCGGTGGATTACAAACGCCCCGTGGTCGTTTTCTCTCTGGAGATGGCTGCCGTACAACTGGTAACACGACTGATCGCCAGCGAGACAGAACTCTCAGCCGATAAACTTAGAAAAGGTGAGCTGCGCCAACACGAATGGGCACAATTACATGCGCGCCTTAAACAGCTGATTGGTGCCAAGCTTTACATCGATGACACACCGGCACTCACTATCTTTGAACTGCGTGCCAAAGCACGGCGTATGAAACAACAGTACGACATACAACTTATAATAATCGATTACATACAACTCATGCAGGGCGGCAACGACAAAGGCAACCGAGAGCAGGAAATCAGCAACATTTCACGAAGCCTTAAAAGCCTGGCCAAAGAGCTCAACATACCCATTGTGGCGCTCTCGCAGCTCAATCGCTCGGTGGAAACGCGCGGTGGCCTTAAAAAACCTATTCTTTCCGACCTTCGCGAATCGGGCGCCATAGAGCAGGATGCCGACATGGTTCTGTTTATTTACCGACCCGAATATTATAAAATAGATGAGATGGAGGATGGATCTTCTTCGGCAGGCATGGCCGAGCTTATCATCGCCAAGCACCGCAACGGAGCACTTGCCGACATTAAACTACGCTTCGAAGCTCAATATGCAAAATTTGCCGATAGCAATGCCAAGTTTAGCTATTCGGGCGACGAAGCCATGGCTCCCAATAATGCTTTCGAGGATGGTGTGATGACCTTCCAAAGTAAACTGAATGATAACGACGATTTTACCGACATGCGCGGGAGCAACAATGACGACTTTAGCCAACCGGAAGAAGGTCCCAACGGCATACCGTTCTGA
- a CDS encoding serine hydrolase domain-containing protein, protein MKKQFILFSLLMASLAMAAQSVNTAKLDSLFQRIDENDQGMGSISIFKAGQEVYQNTIGFANIEEEVPADALTKYRIGSISKTFTAVIILQLIDENLLTLDTKLNNFFRLLPNADKITIRQLLSHRSGLYNYTDNPEYAQWCQEPQTREKMLLRVKEGGTVFEPGEKVEYSNTNYLLLSYIAEEITGQGYDELLKRRIVKPCGLQNTYFGGTTNSDRNEAFSYARTSHWEQVPETNTSAAMGAGGVVSTPTDVNRFLNCLFTGTLISDSARRQMMDIRDGFGLGLFTIPFYERQAYGHTGGIDGFQSIAAYFPDDEVAIAYTANAVSMSRNDILIGALSIIFDKDYQLPVFAAAITLPPEELDIYTGIYSSESFPLKITISRADSTLMAQATGQSAFPLNATGEHQFGFVPAGIVIRFNPETHEMTLMQSGATFILKRE, encoded by the coding sequence ATGAAAAAACAATTCATCCTTTTTTCGCTTTTGATGGCCAGTCTTGCTATGGCTGCTCAATCTGTTAATACTGCCAAGCTCGACTCGCTGTTTCAGCGCATCGACGAAAACGATCAGGGCATGGGCAGCATTTCTATTTTCAAGGCCGGACAGGAAGTTTATCAAAACACCATTGGCTTTGCCAATATCGAAGAAGAAGTGCCCGCCGACGCGCTTACCAAATATAGAATTGGAAGCATATCCAAAACTTTTACTGCGGTAATCATCCTGCAGCTTATCGACGAAAATCTGTTGACACTCGATACGAAGCTGAATAATTTTTTTCGCCTTCTTCCCAATGCCGATAAGATTACCATTCGTCAGTTGCTGAGCCATCGCAGTGGATTGTACAATTACACTGACAATCCAGAATATGCGCAGTGGTGCCAGGAGCCGCAAACTCGCGAGAAAATGCTGCTGCGGGTGAAAGAGGGCGGCACTGTTTTCGAGCCTGGTGAAAAGGTGGAATATTCCAACACCAACTATTTGCTACTTTCCTACATTGCCGAAGAGATTACCGGCCAGGGGTATGATGAGTTGTTGAAGAGGCGAATTGTAAAACCTTGTGGGTTGCAGAATACTTATTTCGGTGGCACTACCAACAGCGACCGCAACGAGGCTTTTTCGTATGCCCGCACTAGCCATTGGGAACAGGTTCCCGAAACCAATACTTCGGCAGCCATGGGTGCCGGCGGAGTGGTTTCTACACCCACCGATGTGAACCGGTTTTTGAATTGCCTTTTCACAGGAACACTTATTAGCGACAGCGCCCGCCGACAGATGATGGACATTCGCGATGGTTTTGGCCTGGGGTTATTTACTATTCCGTTTTATGAGCGCCAGGCTTATGGACACACTGGGGGCATTGATGGCTTTCAGTCGATAGCGGCATATTTTCCGGATGATGAGGTGGCCATAGCCTATACTGCCAATGCTGTGTCGATGTCACGGAATGATATTTTGATTGGGGCGTTGAGCATCATTTTCGACAAAGATTATCAGTTGCCTGTTTTTGCAGCAGCGATAACTTTGCCACCCGAAGAGCTTGATATTTATACCGGCATTTACAGCTCCGAAAGTTTTCCGTTAAAGATTACCATTAGTCGCGCCGATAGCACACTGATGGCCCAGGCTACCGGACAGTCGGCATTTCCGCTTAATGCTACAGGCGAGCATCAGTTTGGATTTGTTCCTGCAGGCATCGTCATCAGATTCAATCCTGAGACACACGAAATGACACTCATGCAAAGTGGAGCTACCTTTATATTGAAACGGGAGTAA
- a CDS encoding patatin-like phospholipase family protein: MKITQFTEHPTVFHLIDDLKKEGIPQKSFSDVVDDKGHQYVELVMEGGGVLGVALIGYNYVLEQMGLRFFSLAGTSAGSINALLLAALGDVSQPKAERLVEILANKNLMEFVDGENSAKSFVKALIRGDGMMYMILKGMRVIGILRKDIGLNPGDDFLQWMTDILHDNGISTVADLERVFGKVPPSLKIRSGIDKSIIGLSPRFAVIAGDLTTESKVDFPRMAPLYWERPQEVNPAIFARASMSVPYFFRPLAIKDCPGGPEALLNWKELASFHGVPPQTAFFVDGGILSNFPMDIFHKQNVVPRLPTFGVRLGVDRDTINKITGPGNLFSSMFNSIRHLHDYDFILRNPDYKMLLEKIDIGDHNWLNFAMDEESKIDLFVRGAKAAAAFVRRFDWDKYKQIRQTLRDSVLQIEQTQKEN, from the coding sequence ATGAAAATTACACAGTTTACCGAGCATCCGACAGTATTTCATCTCATCGACGACTTAAAGAAAGAAGGCATCCCACAAAAATCTTTTTCCGACGTGGTCGACGACAAGGGTCATCAGTATGTAGAGCTGGTGATGGAAGGCGGCGGTGTACTTGGCGTGGCTTTGATAGGCTACAACTATGTACTCGAACAGATGGGGCTGCGATTTTTTAGTCTGGCGGGGACATCGGCCGGCTCGATCAACGCATTGTTGCTTGCCGCTCTGGGCGACGTTTCACAACCCAAAGCAGAACGGCTGGTTGAAATTCTGGCCAACAAAAATCTAATGGAATTTGTGGATGGTGAGAATAGCGCGAAAAGTTTTGTCAAAGCGCTGATTCGTGGCGATGGCATGATGTATATGATATTAAAAGGTATGCGGGTGATCGGCATCCTTCGCAAAGACATCGGGTTGAACCCCGGCGATGACTTTCTGCAATGGATGACCGATATTTTACATGACAATGGCATCAGCACCGTGGCCGATCTGGAACGAGTGTTTGGAAAGGTTCCGCCGTCGCTCAAAATCCGTAGCGGTATCGATAAAAGCATTATCGGCCTAAGTCCGCGCTTTGCAGTTATTGCGGGCGATCTGACAACCGAAAGCAAAGTGGATTTCCCACGCATGGCGCCGCTTTACTGGGAAAGGCCTCAAGAGGTAAATCCGGCTATTTTTGCCCGCGCTTCCATGTCGGTGCCCTACTTTTTTCGGCCGCTCGCCATCAAGGATTGTCCTGGAGGTCCGGAAGCACTGCTAAACTGGAAGGAGCTGGCCAGCTTCCACGGCGTACCTCCACAAACGGCTTTTTTTGTTGATGGTGGCATCCTGTCGAATTTCCCGATGGATATATTTCATAAACAAAATGTGGTGCCACGGCTGCCTACCTTTGGTGTGAGGCTGGGCGTAGACCGCGATACAATCAACAAAATTACCGGACCCGGCAATCTTTTTAGCTCCATGTTCAATTCGATACGCCACCTGCACGACTACGATTTTATCCTGCGCAACCCCGACTACAAGATGCTGCTCGAAAAAATCGACATCGGCGACCACAACTGGCTGAACTTTGCCATGGACGAAGAATCTAAAATTGATCTTTTTGTGCGGGGAGCAAAGGCTGCGGCTGCTTTCGTGCGCCGCTTCGACTGGGACAAATACAAACAGATACGTCAGACATTGCGCGATTCTGTTTTGCAGATCGAACAGACTCAGAAAGAAAACTAA
- a CDS encoding nucleoside transporter C-terminal domain-containing protein — protein sequence MKKPLLLLLTLLMSFASFSQPSSTPDDSALRLLSAHWIAISATDSSGNPVEIPRGEAHLNLKGESALFEQIFTEATAAYTGQWALQQKKLILNYDPSTIPDSLPKIDSREYDIAAIAGDTLQLITDGTTIVYAREQHAVTSVVKRGGGMTMKTLLRGLLGMIVLILLAWLFSTNRKAVSWRVVGIGLLIQIGLALAILFIPFIESFFGLVGSIFVVILDFTKIGSTFLFNDLMDIPKAGYIFALQILPTIIFFSALTSVLFYLGIIQKVVWVMAWLMTKALRISGAESLSVAGNIFLGQTESPLMIKAYLPKMNDSEMLLVMIGGMATVAGGVMAAYISFLGGDDPIQRLMYARHLLTASVMAAPGAIVMSKILMPQTEPIDTKVEVTQEKIGKNFLDALSNGTTEGLKLAANVGAMLLVFFAFIAMMNFILLKIGVWTNLNVSIAALTSGQYTQLSLEFILGYTFAPLMWIIGVGANDITLVGQLLGEKLIASEFVGYTSLASMKEASLFTDQKSVIMATYMLCGFANFASIGIQIGGIGGLAPNKRWFLSKYGMKALIGGTLASLLSATIIGAIIG from the coding sequence ATGAAGAAACCTTTATTGCTCCTACTGACGCTGCTCATGAGTTTTGCGTCATTCTCACAGCCCTCTTCCACCCCCGACGACAGCGCCCTTCGGCTGCTTTCGGCGCACTGGATAGCCATTTCAGCCACCGACAGTTCAGGAAATCCTGTGGAAATTCCGCGTGGCGAAGCGCATCTTAACCTAAAAGGCGAGTCGGCATTGTTTGAGCAAATATTTACCGAAGCCACCGCGGCATACACAGGGCAATGGGCCTTGCAACAAAAAAAACTCATCCTTAATTACGATCCATCAACCATTCCGGATAGCCTGCCCAAAATCGACAGCAGAGAATATGATATTGCAGCCATTGCGGGCGACACGCTACAACTTATTACCGACGGCACCACCATCGTCTATGCACGCGAGCAGCACGCCGTGACTTCTGTTGTAAAACGTGGCGGCGGCATGACCATGAAAACCCTACTCCGGGGTTTGCTGGGAATGATTGTGCTGATATTGCTGGCGTGGCTTTTCAGCACCAACCGCAAGGCCGTATCCTGGCGCGTGGTGGGCATTGGATTGCTTATACAGATAGGACTGGCGCTGGCAATCCTCTTCATCCCTTTCATCGAAAGCTTCTTCGGCCTCGTGGGCAGCATCTTTGTCGTGATTTTAGATTTTACCAAAATAGGCAGCACCTTCCTTTTTAATGATCTGATGGACATTCCTAAGGCAGGCTACATCTTTGCGCTGCAAATATTACCCACCATCATCTTCTTTTCCGCTTTGACGAGCGTGCTTTTCTATCTTGGAATAATACAAAAAGTGGTGTGGGTGATGGCCTGGCTAATGACCAAGGCGCTGCGCATCTCAGGTGCCGAGAGCCTTTCGGTAGCAGGCAATATCTTCCTGGGACAAACCGAATCGCCGCTGATGATCAAAGCATATCTACCCAAAATGAACGACTCGGAGATGCTGCTGGTGATGATTGGTGGCATGGCCACAGTTGCCGGCGGCGTAATGGCTGCCTACATCAGCTTCCTGGGCGGCGACGATCCGATACAGCGGCTGATGTATGCCCGACACCTGCTCACCGCCTCGGTAATGGCTGCTCCCGGTGCCATCGTCATGTCCAAGATTTTGATGCCTCAAACCGAACCCATCGATACGAAGGTGGAGGTGACGCAGGAAAAAATCGGCAAAAACTTCCTCGACGCTCTCTCCAACGGAACTACCGAAGGCCTCAAGCTGGCAGCCAACGTTGGCGCCATGCTGCTGGTATTTTTTGCCTTCATCGCCATGATGAACTTTATCCTGCTCAAGATTGGCGTTTGGACCAACCTCAACGTAAGCATCGCCGCGCTTACCAGTGGGCAATACACACAGCTTTCGCTGGAATTTATTCTGGGCTACACTTTCGCTCCACTGATGTGGATCATCGGAGTGGGCGCTAACGACATCACGCTAGTCGGACAACTGCTAGGCGAAAAGCTGATAGCAAGCGAATTTGTGGGATACACCAGCCTGGCCTCCATGAAAGAAGCAAGTTTGTTTACCGATCAAAAGTCAGTGATCATGGCTACCTACATGCTTTGCGGCTTTGCCAACTTTGCCTCCATCGGCATCCAGATTGGCGGCATCGGCGGACTGGCGCCCAACAAGCGATGGTTTCTGTCAAAGTACGGAATGAAAGCGCTGATTGGCGGCACACTGGCCTCGCTGCTTTCGGCTACGATCATTGGTGCGATAATCGGGTAG
- a CDS encoding bifunctional nuclease domain-containing protein, producing the protein MDKIRLEILGMSYSQSQSGAYALILSETEGQRRLPIIIGGFEAQAIAIELEKMKPARPLTHDLLKSVADAYSINVREVVINKFFEGVFYAQLFCDNGKKTAEIDSRTSDAVALAIRFNCPIYTTEKIMSEAGIIVKDEKNKKEEKEWLPNQPKGKRQHDKKSIPELKEMLQKAVEKEDYENASLIRDEIKRRGQSK; encoded by the coding sequence ATGGACAAGATAAGACTTGAGATTTTAGGAATGTCGTATAGCCAGTCGCAAAGTGGCGCCTATGCGCTGATCCTCAGCGAAACCGAAGGACAGCGGCGGCTACCCATCATCATTGGTGGCTTCGAAGCACAGGCCATCGCCATAGAACTCGAAAAAATGAAGCCGGCGCGTCCGCTCACCCACGATCTGCTGAAAAGCGTTGCCGATGCCTACAGCATAAATGTTCGGGAAGTTGTGATCAACAAATTTTTTGAAGGCGTTTTTTACGCACAGCTCTTTTGCGATAATGGTAAGAAAACGGCCGAGATCGATTCGCGCACCTCTGACGCCGTAGCACTGGCCATCCGTTTCAACTGCCCCATCTATACTACCGAAAAAATTATGAGTGAAGCCGGCATCATCGTTAAAGATGAGAAAAACAAAAAAGAAGAAAAAGAGTGGCTTCCCAATCAACCCAAAGGCAAGCGGCAGCACGACAAAAAATCAATCCCGGAGCTCAAAGAGATGCTTCAGAAAGCTGTAGAAAAAGAAGATTACGAAAATGCTTCCTTAATCAGAGATGAAATAAAACGCCGGGGTCAATCAAAATAA